In the genome of Paenibacillus sp. GP183, the window AACGACTAAGTTGTGTTGCGTTAGAGGGCTAAAACACCTGTGGATGATTGGATTGACGCAACACAATTGATCTTGTACTGCATAAAATTTTGTCCCTCATATACCAGCGTCCGTGACACCAGTGGCAAACGATGGAAACCGCTGGAAACTACTTTGCGGATGATATCATCTTCGCTGGTTCCTTAGAGTAATAAAATCAGGAAGATTGATTCCAGAAAATGTATTAGCGTATGTTTTAGTTAAAAGTTGCCGCCGCGCATCCCTTATCGTACGAAATCCGCATAAGAAGGAAAACCCTATCGCGTTGCCTTGACTGCTTGTATAAACAAGCTCCTTTACTGGATCTATGCCCTTTTAGTTAAGCGAGAATCCTTCCACGACTTCGCTTAGATACCATGGTTATTATCCAAATCCTTCCAACGTTCATAAGGAAGGTTCTTTAGCGTGCTCATTTTCAGTATAATGCCTTTGTCTACTTAATTTAAGAGAAAAATGTTGACAAAATGTTAGCTGGTTTAGCTGAACGGGACGTTTTTCTCAAAGAAACCCTCATTCAAATTATTATTTAATCCAATTTTAATCAGTAAGAAGATTAAAGCCTTTTACGACAAGAAAATGGCTGAAGGAAAGCCTCACAAAGTAGCGATGATCGCCTGTGTGAACAAGATGCTTCATTGGATCTTTGCCATGCTTAAACGAAAAGAGAATTTTCTCGAGTTAACTTAATTGATATATTACCCAATACATGAAATACCTTCCATTTCAAATATTGGAGGGTTGTTTGGCATGCTCATTTTTTAGTATAACATGAAAATCACTCTTATTTATTGAAAAAACTTGACAAACTATTAGCTGGTTTAGCGCAATGACGGCTGCCCCGTGGCAGCCGTTTTGGTGTTGAACTATCGTACCCGTCCCTTAATTCAATCCCATTACCCGCGTTACAATAAAATGTTCGTTAATTGGTGGAACGAAGGACTGCTTTTTGGCAGTCCTTTCACTGCGAGATCGGAGTTGACGGTGGAAACTTTTTTACTGTGAACCGCCGCGCGATCATCACGCACAGTACGACAGCGATATTCACTGCGACGATTGGCCAACCGACTGGCTCGTGCAGAACGAGAGACGCAAGCAGCAGGCCAAGGAAAGGCTGGAGGAGTTGTAACTGTCCGACCGCCACTATGCCGCCCTGGGCAAGACCACGATACCAGAATACAAAGCCGATGAGCATGCTGAACAGGGAGACATAAGCAAGGCTGAAGAGAGCGGAACGACCGATACCCGCCCACGAGACCGGCATGTAATAAAACGAGAGCAGTAACATAACGGGAAGCGACAGAACGAGCGCCCAGGAGATCACCTGCCAGCCCCCTAGCCTCCGTGAGAGCCGCGCCCCTTCAGCGTAACCGAGACCGCACACGATGATAGCAGCCAGCATGAACGCATCGCCGACCGGCGAAGATGTAAACCCCTGGGTTAGGGCGAATCCTGCCACAAGGGAGCTGCCTAAAGCTGAGAAGATCCAAAAGGTTGGTCGGGGGCGTTCACCGCCGCGCAGTACGCCGAAGATCGCCGTCGCAAGCGGCAGAAGTCCAATGAAGATAATGGCATGCGCGGATGTGACATACTGAAGCGCCAAGGCTGTCAGCAGTGGGAAACCCACTACCACGCCGAGTGCTACCACCAATAGCGGAACTATGTCGCTTCGAACAGGCCTGTGTTGCCGGAAGACGAGGAGAAGCGCTCCTGCAAGCACGCCAGCGATTGCGGCGCGGCATACGGTGAGGAACAACGGATCAAAATCCACCACAGCCACGCGTGTTGCGGGTAGCGAGCCGCTGAAGATGAGTACACCCAGGAAACCATTGATCAAGCCGCTTGTCGGTTTGTTCATTACAATATCCCCCAAACGATCGAAACAGGTTCGTACACTCTTCGGACAAGTTGGGCGATTATTTGCCTGCCTATTAGTAAATACACTTCGCGTTCCGACGATACGCCTCCCATAATGACGCCAACTTTCATGTC includes:
- a CDS encoding DMT family transporter, which codes for MNKPTSGLINGFLGVLIFSGSLPATRVAVVDFDPLFLTVCRAAIAGVLAGALLLVFRQHRPVRSDIVPLLVVALGVVVGFPLLTALALQYVTSAHAIIFIGLLPLATAIFGVLRGGERPRPTFWIFSALGSSLVAGFALTQGFTSSPVGDAFMLAAIIVCGLGYAEGARLSRRLGGWQVISWALVLSLPVMLLLSFYYMPVSWAGIGRSALFSLAYVSLFSMLIGFVFWYRGLAQGGIVAVGQLQLLQPFLGLLLASLVLHEPVGWPIVAVNIAVVLCVMIARRFTVKKFPPSTPISQ